In the genome of Bremerella sp. P1, the window CAACTGGCCCCCGGCGATCTGACTTCGCTGCAAGCCTATGCTCGCGCGTTCGCCAGACTTGGTGAGTTCGACGAAGCGATCAAAGCGGTCGACCAGATCATTAAGGCCAATCCGAACTCACCCATCGGCTACTTACTGCGAGCCCAGTTCAAGACGATGGCCGGCAACCTGAATGCCGCGATCGAAGACTTGGACCAGGTATTGGTTCTCGCTCCACGATCGGTGCCTGCTTTACTCATGCGGGCGAGTTTGTACGTGGAAAGTGGAGACTTTAAATCGGCCCTGCAAGATGTCGAACGGGCCTTGGCTGCCGACACCGGCAACATGCAGGCCTTGCTCATGCGGGCCACGCTTTACGCCCAGGAAGGCAAGTTCCCCGAAGCCATTCGCGACCTGGAAGCTCTTCAGATTCGCAACAGCGAAAACGCGACGATCACCCTGCAACTGGCGACCCTGTATCAAGCGGACAAGCGTCCTCGCAAGGCAGTGGAAGTCTACGACCAGGTCCTAAAGATCGAACCAGACAACGTCATCGCATTGCGTGGCAAGGGAGACGCCCTGCTCTCTTATGGCAAACATGCCGAAGCGGTCGCGACCTACCTGGCAGCCTTGAAGATTCAAGATGACGAAGAAGGCGGCATCTTGAACAACCTGGCCTGGGTCTTGGCCACGTCCCCGAAAGAGGATGTTCGCGACGGTGCTAAGGCCCTCGAGTACGCCGTGAAAGCCTGCGAAGCGACCGATTACTCGCAAGCTCATATCCTTTCGACATTGGCTGCGGCCCATGCCGAAAAGGGTGACTTCGACGAAGCACGCAAGTGGTCGAAGAAGGCCGTGGAAGTCGCTGGCGGAGACGAAGCTGCCGCCGAGATTCGCGATCACCTGAAGAGCGAGCTTGACGCATACGATGCCAATGAAGCCTGGCGTGAAATCCAGAACACCAAAGAAGGTGGCAAGACCGATACCATCGCCGGTCCGGCTTCCAAGGTGGCCGAACAGCTGAAGGACGCCGACAAGGAAAAGAATGGCGACGAAGAGAAGAAAAAAGAGGACAAGCCCGAAATGATGGAACCTGTCCCAGACATGGCTCCCGTTTCGTAAGCCAACGCCTTTTTGTTTGCTTCGCCTCGGTGGATTCGAAAGAATGAACGCAGAGGCCATACCGAAAAAGAAACCTTGCCCTGGCCTCCTATTGGCGCCAGGGCTTTTTCATGAAGGGACTCCACATCATGGATATTCAAACGCCGGATCAATTGACGCAAAAGAAGTGCAAGCCGTGCGAAGGTGGTGTCGATCCATGCAGCTTAAACGAAGCCAATGATCAGCTTGGCAAACTGGAAGGCTGGTACCTGACGCACGACGGCCAACGCATCCGTAAAGACTGGACCGTGAAGAACTTCATGGCCGGCATGGACTTTTTCAACAAGGTGGCCCAGGTGGCCGAAGAAGACGGACATCACCCCGACCTTCACATCGCCGGTTATCGCAACGTTTCCATTGAACTTTGGACACATGCGATCGGCGGACTTAGCGAGAACGACTTCATCCTGGCAGCCAAGATCGATGCCGTTCCGATTGAGGTAAAGTCCTAACTG includes:
- a CDS encoding tetratricopeptide repeat protein; this encodes MVATMVCGFLTLPLAAEDYAGQADLDKAVDLKLDAEGMDDLAKVAELCESALDKGLHEEDQVFAKQLLTSVRYQRAEAMGKGIFEEAQQRKDWKDLRDKAVAEVDQGLKYDDSVGMLHFLKARLLLLPEGNRDEAKKSINKAIELLKGTGEPLSKALVVSLVFAEGPDAQIDVLTKAIEAHPNNADAYRLRGLMYLEQEKFQEALADLKVVTEQLAPGDLTSLQAYARAFARLGEFDEAIKAVDQIIKANPNSPIGYLLRAQFKTMAGNLNAAIEDLDQVLVLAPRSVPALLMRASLYVESGDFKSALQDVERALAADTGNMQALLMRATLYAQEGKFPEAIRDLEALQIRNSENATITLQLATLYQADKRPRKAVEVYDQVLKIEPDNVIALRGKGDALLSYGKHAEAVATYLAALKIQDDEEGGILNNLAWVLATSPKEDVRDGAKALEYAVKACEATDYSQAHILSTLAAAHAEKGDFDEARKWSKKAVEVAGGDEAAAEIRDHLKSELDAYDANEAWREIQNTKEGGKTDTIAGPASKVAEQLKDADKEKNGDEEKKKEDKPEMMEPVPDMAPVS
- a CDS encoding 4a-hydroxytetrahydrobiopterin dehydratase, producing MDIQTPDQLTQKKCKPCEGGVDPCSLNEANDQLGKLEGWYLTHDGQRIRKDWTVKNFMAGMDFFNKVAQVAEEDGHHPDLHIAGYRNVSIELWTHAIGGLSENDFILAAKIDAVPIEVKS